The sequence agatcctgtcgctatttaaaaacaaaaaattaatatattttttttaaaaaagtaaaaattaagctCATCATTCTCCTACTCTATTCTTCCCAAGTATAAGGCAAATAACACAGGGAGACTTCCCAGTGATACTATTAAAGAGTTGACATTtcgattaatgttttcattttctactttctggcatttttatttagtaaaaaaacaaatctgtatTATCCATACAAGTAGTATTAAATATGACTTTAGTTTTAATAATACACTGAcaacttacttttaaataaacatcCTTACCTTGTAGTCAGAGACATCAGGAGAGTAACTGGATGTTAGCTCCAAAagctaaaaaagaagaaaaaacccacaaatacatAAGCCCTCTTATCCTCTCCCATTCCCACAGCTCCTCCATCATGCCATGTTGGCGTGTCCACCCCGACCAGTCTGGGAGCCCTACCAGGAACCCGTAACAACACTGGGGTTCCAGTGGGAAGGGCTTTTACAAACACATTTAACCTGATTTTCTAAGTAAGTTTATTTGGAAGGGGAATGAACCTTTTTTGCTGTGACTGTTCTTTTGAAATATACCTTAAATGCAATCTTTTCTCCAACTTGAGGGGCAGCTGCTAACAGTGGTAACAGACTATAGTCCTTCTTGGGTGTCTCTACTGGATTCTGAAAAACAGTGTTAGTCATGTGACATCATCACTGGTGAGAAAATGTGAATCCATGACATGAACTCCACACACATTCTaaggggaaagggaggagataacttacaaaaaataatacTTACCTGGATAATAGTAGATGAATTTTTTACCACGTCATTTAATTGCTGTTGCCTCTGGTTGTCAGTGCTTCTATTTACAACACAGGAAACAGGATGCCCTCGTCCTCGACCTCTCCCCCGCATGCCCCGTCCCTTAGCTCCCTTCCAAGAAAAAAGGTTCTCTTCTCTACCCCATCCTCTTCCTAAACTAGCAGGGAGAGACACACTGGGAGAAGCACCAGGAGCCTGTCCACCACCATTTGAGCCAGAACGCCTCCATCCAGCAGCACCTGCAGTCTGTGATGACAGCCCTGGGCCTGGACGACCTCTTCCTGCAAAAAGGCCTACTGTCTTTAAGAAACCCGCAGCACACTCCGGGGTGCTCGATGACATCAAGCATTGGTCGTCTGACTCTGCACTAGAGTCTGAACTGGAAGATGTTGTTCCAGAGGTCTTGCCCTTGCTGGGGGTAAGGCTAAAGCCAAGTTTTATAGCCAGTTTGTCTGcagttgtatttttggtagagggtTCTTCCTTTGATAACTCAGTTGGTAATTTCTCTGAGGAATTTCTGGCCTCCAAAGTGACTTTGCTGGGACCATCACTGATAGATTCATCACAAGATTCAGACTCCGAGGAGGAACTGGGACTCTCTTTTGAGCAAACGCTTACACTACCTTTCCTTTTGGCTTTAACAAGGCTGTTTCTAGCAGAACCTTTTGGAGAACTACATCTCTGATTGGCCCAGTCTTTCACTGCCTGTACTTTCGGAGACTTGGGATTCTTAGCCTTTTTTTTATATTcacatttctcctttttctttggtGATTTTCTTTTGGCCTCTTCGTTATCATCACCCACTGTGCCACaggttgctttattttttctcttgttttttttgcTGACAGTCTGATCTGTGACAGCTTTTGGTTCCAGATCCAAGACCTTCtcattattgttattgttctCTCGACTCTTCCAATGCTTCTTTGAATATTTGCAATCTGGTTCAGTTTCTTCACCCTCCTCTAACTGAAATGCCCGCTTCTTTGCTTTTCTAAGAGATAAATTAATGTCACCATTACTGATGACTACAGAATTCTCAGCAACTCCTCTCTCTTCTAATTTAACTCTGTcaaaagaacaagagagaaagcTAGAGTGAGCAATTTATAAACACATCTCCAGGACATAGTTATATACTGAGATGACTCTACAAAATGTAACTACCATCAGTCAATGAAAAAATGTCACATCACTTAAAGACAAAAGACTCTTTCTGGCAAAATGGCCTATGTAGCATTACTCACAGTCAACTTTCAAATGGctagttttatttattgaatagctaCTGCATCCTAAACATTTTTAATACGTTTTTCTCTAATCTAAACACCAACACAAAgtaggtatttttaattttacagatcGCAAAATTACAGCTCAGACAAGTTACTTGCCCCAAATCTAGAGCTGATAAGTAGCAGAAACGCAATTCAAACTTCAGTTTGTCTAACTTCAAACTCACAATCTTTCTACAATATGCATGTCACCTACCCTAAAAGGTGATAATGCTGATTATCCATTTTGTTTCAGAATGTGGGCTTCTTTCTTTAATAAGATTTTACTCCTGTTTTAATTTAGGTGAATACTAAACAATTTATGTTCTCTAGGGTAGTGACAGCCATCTGTACAATTCCACAACACTCTGTGAAgcttaattttatgtatcaatttgTCCGGGCTATT comes from Homo sapiens chromosome 17, GRCh38.p14 Primary Assembly and encodes:
- the COIL gene encoding coilin → MAASETVRLRLQFDYPPPATPHCTAFWLLVDLNRCRVVTDLISLIRQRFGFSSGAFLGLYLEGGLLPPAESARLVRDNDCLRVKLEERGVAENSVVISNGDINLSLRKAKKRAFQLEEGEETEPDCKYSKKHWKSRENNNNNEKVLDLEPKAVTDQTVSKKNKRKNKATCGTVGDDNEEAKRKSPKKKEKCEYKKKAKNPKSPKVQAVKDWANQRCSSPKGSARNSLVKAKRKGSVSVCSKESPSSSSESESCDESISDGPSKVTLEARNSSEKLPTELSKEEPSTKNTTADKLAIKLGFSLTPSKGKTSGTTSSSSDSSAESDDQCLMSSSTPECAAGFLKTVGLFAGRGRPGPGLSSQTAGAAGWRRSGSNGGGQAPGASPSVSLPASLGRGWGREENLFSWKGAKGRGMRGRGRGRGHPVSCVVNRSTDNQRQQQLNDVVKNSSTIIQNPVETPKKDYSLLPLLAAAPQVGEKIAFKLLELTSSYSPDVSDYKEGRILSHNPETQQVDIEILSSLPALREPGKFDLVYHNENGAEVVEYAVTQESKITVFWKELIDPRLIIESPSNTSSTEPA